The sequence CGGTGGCTCCAGATTAACGTCCCGCAATGCCTGTAGTGCCAGGTCAACCCGCTCCTGATGATTCCCGATGCCGTGAATGATCAGCGGTTCCACGACAGAACGCAGAATGGTGAATCTGGGGTTCAGTGCCTCATAAGGGTTTTGCATCGTCAACTGGGCCTTTCGCCTGAAGGTACGTACGCCGCCGGGGTTGAGCTGGCTGATATCAATACCGTCGAAGGTCACCCTGCCGGCCGTAGGTTCGATCAACTTGAGCAAGAGGCGGGCGGTGGTGGTCTTTCCACAGCCGGACTCGCCAGCTAGACCCAGTGAACCATGGCGTCGGATAGAGAAAGAGACTCCGTCAACCGCCTTTAAAATCTGCTCGGATCGCCCCACAAGCGACGAAAAAAGTCCACCTCTCCCGACAGGGAAATGCTTGACCAACCTTTTCACCTCGATCAAAGGCGCCTGGTTCACGAGGGGGTTACCCGTTGCCACGTCTCCACCTCCTGCGCCTTCAACCGCATCTCATTTACAGTGTCCTTCCGGATACAGGCCACCCTGTGACCGCTAGCTACCTCTTCCAATGGGGGGATCACGTCGCGGCACTTCCCATATCGGAAGGGACAACGATCCGCAAAGGGACATCCTTCAACTGGTGTAAGCATGTCGGGTGGGTCGCCCGGGATTGAGACCAAACGATCTGCCGGCTCGGTCAGGTTCGGAAAAGCGTTCTTAAGCCCCATGGTATAGGGATGATGCGGACGTTTAAAGACGTCCCGGGTAGGACCGGTTTCGACCACTCGACCCGCGTACATGACAATGACCGCATCGCAGGTCTGGGCAATGACAGACATATCATGAGTAATCATCATTACAGTGATATTCATTTCCTGCTGCAGGCACTTGAAAATTTTGAGCACCCGGTCTTGTACTATGACGTCAAGAGCAGTCACTGGTTCATCTGCAATGATGAAACTTGGCTTCAAGGCGATGGCCATAGCGATAATGGCCCGCTGCTTCATCCCACCGCTTA comes from Candidatus Eisenbacteria bacterium and encodes:
- a CDS encoding ABC transporter ATP-binding protein, which encodes MRLLEVRALKTFYKVQEGLVRAVDGVSFGIEAGSMVGLVGESGCGKTTVGRSIIRVLPRNGYMTAQGIMFKGRDLTRLTEKEMRLLRWTEIAVVPQSAMNSLDPVYCIEDQMLEVLTRRGGLTRSVAIARAAELFNEVGLDPSRLRSYPHELSGGMKQRAIIAMAIALKPSFIIADEPVTALDVIVQDRVLKIFKCLQQEMNITVMMITHDMSVIAQTCDAVIVMYAGRVVETGPTRDVFKRPHHPYTMGLKNAFPNLTEPADRLVSIPGDPPDMLTPVEGCPFADRCPFRYGKCRDVIPPLEEVASGHRVACIRKDTVNEMRLKAQEVETWQRVTPS